TCCGCCTGTAACGTCGGCTCGCCGCCGCTGACCACGACCCCATCGAGGACGTCACCCCGCGCTTCGAGGAACGCGAACAACTCTGCTTCGGGAAGCGATGGCGTCTCGTCGATCAATTCCGGATTGTGACAGTACGGACAGCGGAGGGTACAACCGGCGGTAAAGACGGTACAGGCGACACGGCCGGGGAAATCCGACAGCGTCGTCCGCTGGAGACCACCCAGATTCATCAGTCCCCGACGCTCGGGCGGAAATCTGCCCGTTCGTCGAACTCAGCCTGTTTGCCGGGGTTCCAGTTTTCGGTCGGGCGAAGGTAGCCGACGACCCGCGAGTACACCTCACAGGACTCCCCGCACTCGGGGCAGTCCTCGTGTTCGCCGCTGTGATAGCCGTGGGTCGGACAGACCGAGAACGTCGGCGTCAGCGTGTAGTAGGGCAACTCGTAGTTCTCGGCGATGGTTTTGACGAGTTGCTTCGTCGATTCGGGCGAGGGCAGTTGCTCGCCCAACCACCCATGGAAGACTGTCCCACCCGTGTATTTCGTCTGGAGATCGTCCTGGTGGTCTAAGGCGTCGAAGAGATCTGGCTCCGCTCCGAAGGGCAACTGCGTCGAGTTCGTATAGATCGGCTCCTCGCCGCCGAGTCGGTCGGTCGCGTGGACGCGCAGGTCGGGGAACTGCTCGCGGTCGCGACGCGCCAGCCGGTAGGACGAGCCCTCTGCGGGGGTCGCTTCGAGGTTGTACATGTGTCCGGTCTCGGCCTGGTACTCCCGAAGGTGCTCGCGCATAAACTCCAGCACGTCTTCCGCGAATTGCTTCCCTTCTGGCGTGTCGATCCCTGCATCGGGGCCGCGCAGATTCAGCAACGCCTCGTGGGTACCGATGAGGCCGATCGTCGAGAAGTGATTCGCCCAGTAGCTGTCCTGTGCCGCCTTGACGTTCCGGAGGTAGAATTTGGCGTAGGGATACAGCCCTCGCTCGGTGTACCGTTCTAGGACCTCGCGTTTGGTCTCTAAACTCCGCTTTGCGACGTCCAGCAGCGATTCCAGGCAGTCGTAGAAGTCGCCCT
The sequence above is drawn from the Halorhabdus sp. CBA1104 genome and encodes:
- a CDS encoding radical SAM protein, whose protein sequence is MNLGGLQRTTLSDFPGRVACTVFTAGCTLRCPYCHNPELIDETPSLPEAELFAFLEARGDVLDGVVVSGGEPTLQADLPAFVERIADHGLDVKLDTNGMRPDALEGYWQPGRSTTLGWI